One part of the Streptomyces ferrugineus genome encodes these proteins:
- a CDS encoding transposase, which produces MGGVISADDPKWIEPFSGLTESQFTRLVALVRRRGGDVQRGRPWRLPLENRVLLVATYWRTNLTLRQVAPLFGVSKSAADRILDHLAPLLAISPARRPRKDTVYIVDGTLVPTRDRSIAASSKNYRYSTNLQVVIDANSRLVVAIGLPLPGSRNDCRAFTESGVDRACRGAPTIADGGYQGTGLLVPHRKRRGQTRLSPHQEAENAVHRRARARVEHALARLKNWKILRDCRLKGNGVHQAMLGIARLHNLALTG; this is translated from the coding sequence ATGGGTGGGGTGATCTCAGCGGATGATCCGAAGTGGATTGAGCCGTTCTCCGGACTGACCGAGTCGCAGTTCACCAGGCTGGTGGCTCTGGTGCGGCGTCGCGGTGGTGATGTTCAGCGCGGCCGTCCCTGGCGGCTGCCGCTGGAGAACCGCGTGTTGCTGGTGGCGACGTACTGGCGCACGAACCTCACATTGCGGCAAGTGGCGCCGCTGTTCGGGGTCTCGAAGTCTGCGGCCGACCGCATCCTCGATCACCTGGCGCCCCTGCTGGCCATCTCGCCGGCCCGTCGGCCGCGCAAAGACACCGTCTACATCGTCGACGGCACCCTCGTGCCCACCCGCGACCGCAGCATCGCCGCCTCCAGCAAGAACTACCGCTACTCGACGAACCTGCAGGTCGTTATCGACGCCAACAGCCGTCTGGTCGTGGCGATCGGCCTTCCGCTGCCCGGCAGCCGCAACGACTGCCGGGCATTCACCGAGTCCGGCGTCGACCGGGCCTGCCGCGGCGCACCGACCATCGCCGACGGCGGGTACCAAGGCACCGGCCTGCTCGTCCCGCACCGCAAACGACGAGGTCAGACACGCCTCAGCCCACACCAGGAAGCGGAGAATGCCGTCCACCGCAGGGCGCGAGCCCGGGTGGAACACGCCCTGGCGCGGTTGAAGAACTGGAAGATCCTGCGGGACTGCCGGCTCAAGGGCAACGGTGTTCATCAGGCCATGCTGGGCATCGCCCGGCTCCACAACCTGGCCCTCACCGGATAA
- a CDS encoding 1-phosphofructokinase family hexose kinase: protein MNTALDITYRVRALRPHSTHRVSEVTERPGGKGLNVARVLAALGHEMTVTGFTGGATGRMVQEQLTRTSGVVDALIPVTGATRRTIAVVDERTGDTTQPNEPGPTITPAEWSAFQEAYDDLLASASAVALCGSLPPGVPVGAYAGLVRAAKAAEVPVLLDTGGEALRRGVAARPDLIKPNGDELTELTGSHEPLRATQDARRRGARSIVTSLGEAGLLAVTPEGRWRATPPTRLHGSPTVAGDAAVAGLLSGWVERLPWPDRLARAAALSAASVLAAVAGEFDQGAYEELVGHVVVTGEVTAA, encoded by the coding sequence GTGAACACCGCTCTCGACATCACCTATCGGGTACGGGCCCTCAGGCCGCACTCCACCCACCGGGTCTCCGAGGTGACCGAGCGCCCCGGCGGCAAGGGCCTGAACGTGGCCCGGGTGCTGGCGGCCCTCGGCCACGAGATGACGGTTACGGGCTTCACGGGCGGCGCGACGGGCCGCATGGTCCAGGAACAGCTGACCCGGACCTCCGGCGTGGTGGACGCCCTGATACCGGTCACCGGCGCGACCCGGCGCACCATCGCCGTCGTGGACGAGCGAACCGGCGACACGACCCAGCCCAACGAGCCCGGCCCGACGATCACCCCCGCCGAGTGGTCCGCCTTCCAGGAGGCCTACGACGACCTGTTGGCGTCCGCCTCCGCGGTGGCCCTGTGCGGCAGCCTGCCGCCGGGGGTGCCGGTGGGGGCGTACGCCGGTCTCGTGCGGGCAGCGAAGGCCGCCGAGGTGCCCGTACTGCTGGACACCGGCGGCGAGGCACTGCGCCGGGGCGTCGCCGCCCGCCCGGACCTCATCAAGCCCAACGGCGACGAACTGACCGAACTGACCGGCTCCCACGAGCCGTTGCGCGCGACGCAGGACGCGCGGCGACGAGGCGCCCGCTCGATCGTGACCTCCCTCGGCGAGGCGGGCTTGCTCGCGGTAACCCCCGAGGGCCGCTGGCGCGCAACTCCCCCGACCCGCCTGCACGGCAGCCCGACCGTCGCGGGCGACGCGGCGGTGGCGGGGCTGCTGTCGGGATGGGTGGAGCGACTGCCGTGGCCGGACCGGCTGGCCCGTGCGGCGGCACTGTCGGCGGCGAGTGTGCTGGCGGCGGTGGCCGGGGAGTTTGACCAAGGAGCGTATGAGGAGTTGGTGGGGCACGTTGTGGTGACCGGGGAGGTCACCGCGGCCTGA
- a CDS encoding peptidase inhibitor family I36 protein, producing MRKRSLLLAGAALAATLPLASVQPASAATVCPQGKVCTWVKRNFEGNRKDRTTPGHGCFPVQSAGVRTVSNQSGKTVTVYDDPGCWGSKVVLKTGHFSSALPFVGEAISW from the coding sequence GTGAGAAAGCGCTCCCTGCTGCTGGCCGGCGCGGCCCTGGCCGCCACCCTTCCCCTCGCCTCCGTGCAGCCCGCTTCCGCCGCGACGGTGTGTCCCCAGGGCAAGGTGTGCACCTGGGTGAAGCGGAACTTCGAGGGGAACCGCAAGGACCGCACGACCCCGGGACACGGCTGCTTCCCGGTGCAGAGCGCCGGTGTCCGCACGGTGTCGAACCAGTCCGGCAAGACCGTCACCGTCTACGACGACCCCGGTTGTTGGGGAAGCAAGGTGGTGCTCAAAACCGGGCACTTCTCCAGCGCCCTTCCCTTCGTGGGCGAGGCTATTTCGTGGTAA